The nucleotide window TTTTTTCTAACAGATACGAGCCTCCAAGTGTCGAGACTGACATCTCCCTTTTCGTCAAGGATTCTCACTATCTCCCTGGCGTCCATCAATTCACCGTCCGCTACCACTTAATCCTGAACTCCCTTCTGGTCCTCGCGTCTATTTGAGCTAGAATTCTCTTTAGTTTAGCATCGTCTATTGGCTCCCTAATTTGGCCAGCCTGGTAGAGCTGAACGAGGACGAGTTCAACCTGTCTCGCGAGTTCAGGTTTTACGAGCTTTACCCTTCCAAGCCTCTCCCTCGCTTCCGGAGTTAGAATTTTCCTCATTATCGCGTCAATCTGGGCCTGAAGTTCCATCTCCTGCTTTATGGCCTCCTCTTGAGCCTTCTGCTGTTCGAGGTACTTCTTCTGGAGCTCCATGAGCTTGCGCTTCCTAATCTCCTCTATGTCCTCCGCCATTTTCTCACCCCCAATTCAGGCTCAGAAGTGGAAGTTAAAAAAGTATTGGATAGGGTATGAGAAAAGGGAGCTCAGTACTTCTTGAGCTCCGGAATCTGTTCCTCAAGTTCCTTCTTGAGCTCGGTAGCTACCTTATCAAGAAAGCTCTGGCCCTTGGGAGTGACAACCCTTCCCTCGCCCGGAACCTTCTGGACGAAGCCGGCCTGTTCAAGTTGCTGGAGGGCCTTCCTTATGATGCTTCCCCCGGCCTTGTAGAAGTGCTCGGGGGCGTGTCCGCGGTTCTTTCTTCCGCCGTACCAGGTACGAAGTCTCTCGATTCCGACGGGGCCGTCTATGTAAACCTTCCTGAGTATGCTTGCGACGCGGTAGTACCACCAGTCGTCCTGCTCGGGGAGTCTCTCCTTGTGCCTCCCCGTCTTGACAAACTTTGCCCACTCCGGGGGCTTTATCTCCTCAACATCCTTGAGCTTTTCAGCGACCCTCTCAACGAGCAGGTCACCAGGAACGTCATAGACAGTCGCCATCCTTCAATCCCTCCCCTTCTTAAACTTCTTCCTGAAGTTAGCGATATCGAGCCTGACTTTACGGACGGGCTCCTCCCGCCTCTCGGCTCTGCCCTTTCTTTCAAGGCGCCTTAAATACCTTTCCCAGCCTTCCCTCGGTTTGAACAATATAAACCTTTTGCCCCTGACATCGATGAGCTCGCTGTCAGTTAATTGGGCAA belongs to Thermococcus sp. and includes:
- a CDS encoding DNA-binding protein; translation: MAEDIEEIRKRKLMELQKKYLEQQKAQEEAIKQEMELQAQIDAIMRKILTPEARERLGRVKLVKPELARQVELVLVQLYQAGQIREPIDDAKLKRILAQIDARTRREFRIKW
- a CDS encoding 30S ribosomal protein S19e, whose translation is MATVYDVPGDLLVERVAEKLKDVEEIKPPEWAKFVKTGRHKERLPEQDDWWYYRVASILRKVYIDGPVGIERLRTWYGGRKNRGHAPEHFYKAGGSIIRKALQQLEQAGFVQKVPGEGRVVTPKGQSFLDKVATELKKELEEQIPELKKY